In Helicobacter bilis, a genomic segment contains:
- a CDS encoding hemolysin family protein encodes MDTDSYHSIGMVLLAFILILLNAFFVLSEFAMVKVRKSRLEELVKQNNQVARLALKMSNSLDSYLSATQLGITLSSLALGWVGNHITALILYSMNAIFQVHTQLLDTISLLISFSLVTLLHVILGEIVPKSIAIAKSETAFLAIARPLYLFWLIFFPVIKFFDFASSMFLKLLKVQAHSEAHSDEELKIIVGESLKGGFLDSIEGEIIKNAVDFSDTLAREIMTPRKDMICLDKTLSYEKNIETIISGPNHTRYPYCNGSKDNVIGVIHIRDVLAANIKNNYQPISFDSFAKKMLIVPESASISQILLKMNKKKVDTALVIDEYGGTAGMITSQDIMHEIMGSIVMDTKENADYKKLDDKTYEFDGKVDLEKVESIFGFEYDEEFMQVTIGGYVLTLFGDMPNIGDIISDEKCQYEVLEIEETRIKRVKITLG; translated from the coding sequence TTGGATACGGATAGTTATCACTCGATTGGTATGGTTTTATTGGCATTTATTCTTATTCTTTTGAATGCTTTTTTTGTGTTATCCGAATTCGCTATGGTAAAAGTTAGAAAGTCTCGCTTAGAAGAGCTTGTAAAGCAAAATAATCAAGTCGCAAGACTAGCCCTTAAAATGTCTAATTCCCTTGATAGCTATCTCTCCGCTACTCAACTTGGCATTACGCTAAGCTCACTTGCACTAGGTTGGGTGGGGAATCATATCACCGCTTTGATTCTATATAGTATGAATGCGATTTTTCAAGTCCATACGCAGCTTTTAGATACCATTAGTTTGCTTATATCATTTAGTTTGGTAACGCTTCTTCATGTGATTTTAGGTGAGATTGTCCCAAAATCCATTGCTATTGCTAAAAGTGAGACAGCCTTTTTAGCGATTGCTCGTCCGCTTTATCTGTTTTGGCTTATCTTTTTCCCAGTGATTAAATTCTTTGACTTTGCTTCATCTATGTTTTTAAAGCTATTAAAAGTTCAAGCCCATAGTGAAGCCCATAGTGATGAAGAGCTAAAAATCATTGTGGGTGAGAGTTTAAAGGGGGGCTTTTTAGATTCTATTGAAGGGGAGATTATCAAAAATGCGGTTGATTTCTCCGATACTCTTGCAAGAGAGATTATGACACCTAGAAAAGATATGATATGCCTTGATAAGACTTTGAGTTATGAAAAAAATATTGAGACTATTATATCAGGTCCTAATCATACGCGTTATCCTTATTGTAATGGCAGTAAAGATAATGTGATAGGCGTTATTCATATACGCGATGTGCTTGCGGCAAATATTAAGAATAATTATCAGCCTATTAGCTTTGATTCCTTTGCAAAAAAAATGCTTATCGTCCCAGAGAGTGCCTCAATCTCGCAGATTCTATTAAAGATGAATAAAAAGAAAGTAGATACTGCCCTTGTCATTGATGAATACGGTGGCACAGCAGGTATGATTACCTCACAAGATATTATGCATGAAATTATGGGTAGCATTGTAATGGATACTAAAGAGAATGCTGATTATAAAAAGCTTGATGATAAAACCTATGAGTTTGATGGCAAGGTGGATTTAGAAAAGGTTGAGAGTATCTTTGGCTTTGAGTATGATGAAGAGTTTATGCAAGTTACCATTGGTGGCTATGTGCTAACACTCTTTGGCGATATGCCAAATATTGGCGATATAATTAGTGATGAAAAATGTCAATATGAAGTCTTAGAGATTGAAGAAACTCGTATAAAAAGGGTGAAAATCACTCTGGGCTAG